In one Cloacibacillus porcorum genomic region, the following are encoded:
- a CDS encoding GntR family transcriptional regulator translates to MSFFHNESLRKKLYDYIKLKINSGELRPGDPINQKEIFEELNISRTPYRDCMIQLESEGFVRIIPCKGVVIRELSIDEGMDAQEVGAALEGMACELAFYNARERSIPKLIELIARAEKCFHDNEPLAPNLNMEFHMAILEQSPNHSLVEQLIKMRERIYDFPQHATLPLLKWEKMFWQEHRHLVEILKNGTPTEFGRYMRDVHWKVQGREEYWETLLSVKPGTVKQYFERRRAYCEQERETNN, encoded by the coding sequence AAGCTTTATGATTATATAAAATTAAAAATAAACTCTGGAGAGCTGCGCCCCGGAGACCCTATCAACCAGAAGGAGATATTTGAAGAACTCAATATCAGCCGCACTCCATACCGCGACTGTATGATTCAGCTTGAATCGGAGGGGTTTGTAAGGATCATCCCTTGTAAGGGTGTCGTTATTCGCGAGCTTTCCATAGATGAGGGTATGGACGCTCAGGAGGTGGGAGCCGCGCTTGAAGGTATGGCTTGTGAGCTCGCCTTTTACAACGCACGAGAAAGAAGCATACCCAAGCTTATCGAGTTGATTGCAAGGGCGGAAAAATGCTTCCACGATAACGAGCCTCTCGCCCCAAATCTGAATATGGAATTTCACATGGCCATCCTCGAACAGTCTCCAAACCACAGCCTTGTCGAACAGCTTATAAAGATGCGCGAGCGGATTTATGATTTTCCACAGCACGCCACGCTGCCATTGCTAAAATGGGAAAAAATGTTCTGGCAGGAGCACCGCCATTTGGTCGAGATACTGAAAAACGGCACACCCACCGAGTTTGGCCGTTATATGCGTGACGTACACTGGAAAGTTCAGGGAAGGGAAGAATATTGGGAGACCCTGCTCTCCGTCAAACCCGGAACAGTGAAGCAGTATTTTGAGCGGCGCCGTGCCTATTGCGAGCAGGAACGGGAGACAAATAACTAA
- a CDS encoding threonine aldolase family protein has protein sequence MIRFECDYGEGAHPLILERLAATNMEQTAGYGEDPHCEAARGYIRELCRMPDADVHFLVGGTQANLAVIAAALRPHQGVIAAESGHINVHETGAVEATGHKVITVAGEEGKVTADEIRVVYESHWKDPTHEHLAQPAMVYISNPSEIGTVYTLAELEEIAKVCRKCGLPLFMDGARLGYGLACELCDYTLADIAALCDVFYIGGTKVGALFGEAVVITSDTLKRDFRYIMKQRGGMLAKGRLLGIQFETLFEDGLYFRISEHAVRLAMKLRAACAAKGYSFLVDSRTNQQFPILPNGLIEKLGERYSFALWQPTDAAHTAVRFCTSWATKEEHLDELVAAL, from the coding sequence ATGATCCGTTTTGAATGCGACTACGGCGAGGGGGCCCACCCCCTTATATTGGAGCGGCTCGCCGCCACAAACATGGAACAGACGGCGGGTTACGGCGAGGACCCGCACTGCGAGGCGGCCCGCGGTTACATAAGGGAGCTCTGCCGCATGCCCGACGCCGACGTACATTTCCTCGTCGGCGGCACACAGGCTAACCTCGCGGTCATCGCCGCCGCGCTGCGCCCCCACCAGGGCGTGATCGCCGCCGAGAGCGGCCATATCAACGTCCACGAGACGGGAGCGGTCGAGGCGACGGGACACAAGGTCATCACCGTGGCCGGCGAGGAGGGCAAGGTCACCGCAGACGAGATACGAGTCGTCTATGAGAGCCACTGGAAGGACCCGACCCATGAACACCTCGCCCAACCGGCGATGGTCTATATCTCAAACCCCAGCGAGATCGGAACGGTCTACACGCTGGCGGAGCTTGAGGAGATCGCCAAGGTCTGCCGCAAGTGCGGGCTGCCGCTCTTTATGGACGGCGCGCGCCTCGGCTACGGTCTGGCCTGCGAGCTCTGCGACTATACGCTCGCCGATATCGCCGCCCTCTGCGACGTCTTTTATATCGGCGGCACGAAGGTCGGCGCGCTCTTCGGCGAGGCGGTCGTCATCACCAGCGATACGCTGAAAAGGGACTTCCGCTACATAATGAAACAGCGCGGCGGAATGCTCGCGAAGGGGCGGCTTCTGGGGATACAGTTTGAGACGCTCTTCGAAGACGGCCTCTACTTCAGGATATCGGAGCATGCCGTACGGCTGGCGATGAAGCTCCGCGCGGCCTGCGCGGCAAAGGGCTATTCTTTCCTCGTCGACTCGCGGACGAACCAGCAGTTTCCTATCCTGCCCAACGGCCTCATCGAAAAGCTCGGGGAACGCTATTCTTTCGCCCTCTGGCAGCCGACGGACGCGGCGCACACGGCGGTGCGCTTCTGCACCAGCTGGGCTACGAAAGAGGAGCATCTAGACGAACTGGTAGCGGCTCTGTAA
- a CDS encoding AzlD domain-containing protein encodes MSKIVFLSILMMCVTAPSRILPPFFLTGRRLPPFVSSVLSYIPFAVIGSLVFPDILWATGDFKSSAAATVVAFLTGWFSGNILVVLPASIAAAFIVTQLGF; translated from the coding sequence ATGTCGAAGATCGTCTTTCTCTCAATATTGATGATGTGCGTCACCGCGCCCTCGCGCATACTGCCGCCCTTTTTTCTCACGGGACGGCGGCTGCCGCCCTTCGTCTCCTCGGTGCTCAGCTATATCCCCTTCGCCGTCATCGGTTCGCTCGTCTTCCCCGACATCCTCTGGGCGACGGGCGATTTCAAAAGCTCCGCCGCCGCTACGGTCGTCGCATTTCTCACCGGCTGGTTCAGCGGCAACATCCTCGTGGTGCTGCCCGCCTCGATCGCCGCGGCCTTTATCGTGACGCAGCTCGGATTTTAA
- a CDS encoding AzlC family ABC transporter permease has product MERVQETAGRRNVTGGFSAGAKKSLPVIIGMVPSAMAFGILAKTAGLSIWESLFMSAVVFAGASQFAALNMLMIGVSMADILITTALLNARHIMMGSSISQRMERGINPFEKFALFFFLTDESFSIASLQEAEIVAPGFLWGVQLPIFLTWNVLTLCGYIGTAFLPRDLQSSMGIAIYALFLAIIIPAARKSRAALIVTLSAMTLSALLKWLPLFAQLNRGLAIIISAGAAAVIGALLFPTGKEARG; this is encoded by the coding sequence ATGGAAAGAGTTCAGGAGACCGCCGGACGTCGGAACGTTACGGGCGGTTTTTCCGCCGGCGCGAAAAAGTCTCTGCCGGTCATCATCGGCATGGTACCGAGCGCGATGGCCTTTGGCATCCTTGCGAAGACCGCCGGACTCAGCATCTGGGAAAGCCTCTTTATGTCGGCGGTCGTTTTTGCGGGAGCCAGCCAGTTTGCCGCGCTCAATATGCTGATGATCGGTGTATCAATGGCCGATATACTCATCACCACTGCGCTTCTCAACGCGCGCCACATCATGATGGGCTCCTCCATCTCCCAGCGTATGGAGAGGGGGATAAACCCATTTGAAAAATTCGCCCTCTTTTTCTTTCTCACCGACGAGAGCTTCAGTATCGCCTCCCTGCAGGAGGCGGAGATCGTCGCGCCCGGTTTTCTCTGGGGCGTGCAGCTGCCGATATTCTTGACCTGGAACGTCCTCACCCTCTGCGGCTATATCGGAACCGCCTTTTTGCCGCGCGATTTGCAGTCGAGCATGGGCATCGCGATCTACGCGCTCTTTCTGGCGATAATCATTCCCGCGGCCCGCAAAAGCCGCGCGGCGCTTATCGTTACGCTCTCCGCGATGACGCTCTCGGCGCTCCTTAAATGGCTGCCCCTCTTTGCGCAGCTTAACCGTGGTTTGGCGATAATAATCTCCGCCGGTGCCGCCGCCGTCATCGGCGCGCTGCTCTTTCCCACCGGGAAGGAGGCGCGCGGATAA